A section of the Thermotoga caldifontis AZM44c09 genome encodes:
- a CDS encoding ferritin-like domain-containing protein, translating to MVSLAEILSIALNIEAEGYAFYTNLATVQTEESSKKLFQNLAQQEREHQEIFKKLIGEVSQRSSSIDSWVSEEVAGYLKSYANMSIFPTMAKMKRVDLKEGLHLAVEVEKDSIIFYSELLPYAGEERETIKKVISEEKRHLMDLLALLSQ from the coding sequence ATGGTGAGCCTTGCGGAAATCCTTTCCATCGCTTTGAACATCGAAGCGGAAGGCTATGCCTTCTACACGAATCTCGCCACGGTGCAGACGGAAGAGTCTTCGAAGAAGTTGTTTCAGAACCTGGCACAGCAGGAAAGGGAGCATCAGGAGATATTCAAAAAGCTGATAGGCGAGGTTTCTCAGCGAAGTTCTTCTATCGACAGCTGGGTTTCGGAGGAAGTGGCAGGCTATTTGAAAAGTTATGCGAACATGTCCATATTTCCAACCATGGCGAAGATGAAACGAGTGGATCTTAAAGAAGGTCTGCATCTTGCCGTGGAGGTCGAGAAGGATAGCATCATATTCTACTCTGAACTTCTACCTTACGCGGGTGAGGAGAGGGAAACGATAAAAAAAGTCATCTCCGAAGAGAAGCGTCATTTGATGGACCTGCTGGCTTTGCTCTCTCAATGA
- a CDS encoding 4Fe-4S dicluster domain-containing protein, producing MKKQYDIYINYEWCKRCGICYAFCPTGALSKDELLKPVVADRSKCIGCLMCENLCPDFAIAVKQLEAVQGSVENG from the coding sequence GTGAAAAAGCAGTACGATATATACATAAACTACGAATGGTGCAAGAGGTGTGGGATCTGTTACGCGTTCTGTCCAACTGGTGCCCTTTCCAAGGACGAACTGCTCAAGCCAGTTGTCGCGGACCGTAGTAAGTGTATAGGCTGTCTGATGTGTGAAAACCTCTGTCCTGATTTCGCAATAGCAGTCAAACAACTTGAGGCAGTCCAGGGGAGTGTTGAAAATGGCTGA
- a CDS encoding sodium ion-translocating decarboxylase subunit beta, protein MIQGILQMLQQTAFSHFTVGNLIMFGVAAALLYVAVKKDAEPLLLVPIAFGIVLGNIPPQLTQILDEGGLLWYLSYGVIKGIYPPLIFLGIGALTDFSFMLSYPITIFLGGAAQIGIFTTFMLARAMGFTLKQAATIGVIGGADGPTTIYVASRFSPEILSAVAIAAYSYIALIPILQPPVSKLLTTKKERMIRMGPPRKVSKLERIMFPILVTIVSAALVPQSLPLVGMLMLGNLLREVGNVKRLVEAASRFILDTVTIILMVCVGASARADVFLKPESLKIFGLGAFAFVCSLAGGILFAKFMNLFLKEKINPLIGAAGVSAVPNSARVAQKLASEVDPTNFILMHAMSPNVAGVISSAVAAGVFLTLLK, encoded by the coding sequence ATGATACAAGGTATTCTGCAGATGTTGCAACAAACGGCTTTTTCACATTTCACGGTTGGAAACCTCATAATGTTCGGCGTGGCTGCCGCTCTGCTCTACGTTGCTGTGAAAAAGGATGCCGAGCCTTTGCTACTGGTACCGATAGCTTTCGGCATAGTACTCGGAAACATTCCACCCCAGCTCACCCAGATTCTGGATGAGGGTGGCCTTCTGTGGTATCTGAGTTACGGTGTGATCAAGGGTATCTATCCTCCGTTAATATTCTTAGGGATAGGTGCCCTCACCGATTTCTCTTTCATGCTCTCTTACCCTATAACGATCTTCCTCGGAGGGGCGGCACAGATAGGAATATTCACCACCTTCATGCTCGCACGGGCGATGGGTTTCACGTTGAAACAGGCTGCGACCATAGGTGTGATCGGAGGTGCGGACGGTCCCACCACGATCTATGTCGCGAGCCGTTTTTCTCCGGAAATACTCTCAGCAGTGGCCATAGCCGCGTATTCTTACATAGCGTTGATCCCCATTTTGCAACCTCCGGTCTCCAAATTGTTGACCACGAAGAAGGAACGGATGATCAGGATGGGACCACCGAGAAAAGTTTCAAAGCTCGAAAGGATCATGTTCCCCATTCTGGTCACGATCGTTTCGGCCGCCTTGGTGCCTCAGTCGTTACCGCTTGTGGGCATGTTGATGCTCGGTAACCTTCTGAGAGAAGTTGGGAACGTCAAAAGGCTCGTGGAGGCCGCGAGCAGGTTCATACTCGACACCGTGACGATCATACTCATGGTGTGCGTTGGAGCTTCCGCACGTGCGGACGTGTTCCTCAAACCGGAGAGTCTGAAAATATTCGGTCTCGGAGCCTTCGCTTTTGTCTGCTCACTCGCGGGCGGCATCCTGTTCGCCAAGTTCATGAATCTCTTCTTGAAGGAGAAGATCAATCCGCTGATCGGTGCGGCAGGCGTGTCTGCGGTCCCAAACTCCGCGAGGGTGGCGCAGAAGCTCGCGAGCGAAGTTGATCCGACGAACTTCATACTCATGCACGCGATGAGTCCGAACGTGGCGGGAGTGATCAGCTCGGCGGTTGCCGCAGGTGTCTTTTTGACGTTGCTCAAGTGA
- the ruvB gene encoding Holliday junction branch migration DNA helicase RuvB, protein MKEVESLPSFRPHSLDEYVGQEEIKRKLRIALQAAKLRSEPLDHVLLAGPPGLGKTTLAYVIARELRKNIYITSGPVIERGGDIAAILSSLEEGDVLFIDEIHRMSKPAEEVLYSALEDFQVDVMIGKGPTARSVRIRLKPFTLIGATTRSGLLSPPLRNRFGMIFELDFYSVDELTKIVERACQLMNMHIEREAAQLIAQRSRGTPRTALRLLKRVRDVATVRGEENITPSTVLKTMDILEIDSLGLDVMDRKILRTIIEIYEGGPVGLEALAATLNVEIDTLKEVYEPYLLRAGLLVRTSRGRAATDLAYQHLGYGSRVRGGLFDGYPAEPSEDKGKNCSGSLEGTS, encoded by the coding sequence ATGAAAGAAGTCGAGTCGCTACCGAGCTTCAGACCACACAGCTTGGATGAGTACGTTGGACAGGAGGAGATAAAAAGAAAGCTCAGAATAGCCCTGCAAGCGGCTAAACTGCGTTCAGAACCGCTCGACCATGTGTTGCTCGCAGGACCCCCAGGTCTTGGGAAAACAACGCTTGCCTACGTGATCGCAAGAGAGCTGAGGAAGAACATATACATCACCAGTGGACCCGTCATCGAACGTGGAGGAGACATCGCGGCCATACTGTCGAGCCTTGAGGAAGGTGATGTGCTCTTCATCGACGAGATCCACAGAATGAGCAAACCCGCAGAAGAGGTGTTGTATTCGGCGTTGGAGGACTTCCAGGTGGATGTGATGATCGGTAAGGGACCAACGGCCAGGTCTGTCAGGATCAGGTTGAAACCTTTCACGCTGATCGGTGCGACCACCAGGAGTGGTCTGCTCAGTCCGCCCCTTCGGAACAGGTTTGGTATGATTTTCGAGCTTGATTTCTACAGCGTGGACGAACTGACGAAGATAGTCGAAAGGGCGTGCCAGCTGATGAACATGCACATAGAACGAGAGGCCGCGCAGTTGATCGCCCAGCGTTCGAGAGGAACACCCCGCACAGCGTTGAGACTGTTGAAGCGCGTGAGGGATGTTGCAACCGTGCGGGGGGAAGAGAACATAACACCGAGCACGGTTCTCAAGACCATGGACATTCTCGAGATAGATTCCCTCGGACTCGACGTGATGGATCGAAAGATACTGCGGACGATCATAGAAATCTACGAAGGAGGGCCGGTGGGTTTAGAAGCGCTCGCAGCCACTCTGAACGTGGAGATCGACACGCTCAAGGAGGTGTACGAACCCTACTTGCTTCGAGCGGGTCTTCTGGTCAGAACGTCGCGCGGCAGAGCTGCTACGGATCTCGCGTACCAGCATCTCGGATACGGGAGCAGAGTGAGGGGTGGTCTCTTCGATGGATATCCAGCAGAACCTTCAGAAGATAAAGGAAAGAATTGCTCAGGCAGCCTTGAGGGCACATCGTGA
- a CDS encoding NAD(+) kinase: MSHSCVILYKSGRDKEARELFESVRKHLKVIDVQELSCQRVEKACDFALVVGGDGTVLRAVKCVSVPIVGFKAGRIGFLTAYRVEEAERFLEDLRNGNLVREDRWMLKVTVDQKEYEAVNDVILRAKAKPMSEFRVFIDGCSDLDFFADGILVSTPTGSTAYNLSLGGAIVIPSCDVVQVMPVAPYYLQNRSIVLPATKIIRISSQLESELVIDGVCVGTTREILVNKSDKTFSLLRPAGYDFFSVLKSKVGYGRSVNES, from the coding sequence TTGAGCCACAGTTGCGTTATCCTGTACAAGTCCGGAAGGGACAAAGAAGCGAGGGAACTGTTCGAAAGCGTGAGGAAACATCTGAAGGTTATCGATGTTCAGGAACTGTCCTGTCAACGTGTGGAGAAAGCGTGCGACTTTGCACTCGTAGTCGGTGGTGATGGAACCGTCCTGAGAGCGGTGAAGTGTGTGTCCGTACCGATCGTGGGATTCAAGGCGGGCAGGATCGGTTTTCTGACTGCCTACAGGGTGGAAGAAGCGGAGAGATTCCTTGAAGACCTCAGAAATGGAAATCTCGTACGGGAAGATAGATGGATGCTGAAGGTTACGGTGGATCAGAAAGAATACGAAGCCGTCAACGATGTGATTCTCCGTGCGAAGGCAAAACCCATGAGCGAGTTCAGAGTGTTCATTGATGGCTGCAGTGACCTGGATTTCTTCGCAGATGGAATCCTCGTTTCAACACCCACAGGTTCCACGGCTTACAACCTTTCGCTCGGAGGTGCCATAGTTATACCCAGCTGTGATGTGGTACAGGTCATGCCCGTGGCGCCCTACTATCTTCAGAACCGCAGCATAGTACTGCCGGCCACAAAAATTATTCGCATTTCGAGCCAGCTCGAATCCGAGCTGGTGATCGATGGTGTCTGTGTTGGAACAACGAGAGAAATACTCGTGAACAAGTCCGACAAGACTTTCTCTCTTTTGAGACCCGCCGGTTACGATTTCTTCTCCGTCCTCAAGAGCAAAGTGGGTTATGGAAGGAGTGTGAACGAATCTTGA
- a CDS encoding RtcB family protein: MDIKRIDKYIFSIKGKNVDAIVFTDQETVNDPEFREALQQIVNVTHMPGIVAALAMPDIHWGYGFPIGGVGVFDAKNGVISPGGIGFDINCGVRLMLTSLSFEEVKPHLRKLVEAIYESVPVGVGASGALKVSEKTLRKVCIEGAHWAVDNGYGLKEDLERIEDTGRLSPANPDHVSSKAFERGLDELNTLGAGNHFIEIQKVERIYDPTVAEAFGLFEGQVAISVHCGSRGFGHQIATDYIQIMRDKLAQHNKDLPDKQLINAPFDHPIGQQYFSAMNCAANYAFANRQMIGHAVRTIFLKIFPAARVWLLYDVAHNIAKVETYNGRRLIIHRKGATRSLGPNNPLLQDIYRSVGQPVLIPGSMGSASYVLVGTKKAEELSYGSTAHGAGRTVGRRAALRSLSYEEVLRELKEKGIEVMSKGKKTLVEEAPETYKDVDRVVEIVDQVGLSKKVARLIPLGVVKG, encoded by the coding sequence ATGGATATCAAGCGCATCGACAAATACATCTTCAGCATCAAGGGCAAGAACGTTGACGCCATCGTGTTCACAGATCAAGAAACCGTCAACGATCCGGAGTTCAGGGAAGCTCTGCAACAGATCGTGAACGTCACACACATGCCAGGGATCGTGGCCGCACTCGCAATGCCGGACATACACTGGGGTTATGGTTTCCCCATCGGCGGGGTTGGAGTTTTTGATGCAAAAAACGGAGTCATTTCGCCAGGCGGCATAGGCTTTGACATAAACTGTGGGGTCAGATTGATGCTGACCTCCCTCAGCTTCGAAGAGGTTAAACCGCACCTGCGCAAGCTCGTGGAGGCTATCTATGAAAGTGTACCCGTGGGCGTTGGTGCGAGCGGGGCACTCAAAGTGAGCGAAAAGACGTTGCGGAAGGTGTGCATCGAAGGTGCACACTGGGCCGTTGACAACGGTTACGGTTTGAAAGAAGACCTCGAACGGATAGAAGACACGGGTAGACTTTCTCCAGCGAATCCAGACCACGTTTCCTCGAAAGCGTTCGAACGTGGTCTCGACGAATTGAACACACTTGGGGCAGGCAATCACTTCATAGAGATACAGAAAGTCGAAAGGATCTACGATCCGACCGTTGCGGAGGCCTTCGGCTTGTTTGAGGGACAGGTGGCGATCTCCGTACACTGTGGAAGCAGGGGATTCGGCCACCAGATAGCGACCGACTACATACAGATCATGCGAGACAAACTTGCGCAGCACAACAAAGATCTTCCGGACAAGCAACTCATAAACGCTCCGTTCGATCATCCGATAGGCCAGCAGTACTTCAGTGCGATGAACTGCGCCGCGAACTACGCTTTTGCCAACAGGCAGATGATCGGCCATGCGGTTAGAACGATCTTTTTGAAGATTTTCCCAGCCGCGCGGGTGTGGCTTCTCTACGATGTCGCACACAACATCGCGAAGGTGGAAACGTACAACGGTAGAAGATTGATAATACACAGGAAGGGTGCCACGAGGTCTCTGGGCCCGAACAATCCGTTGCTCCAGGATATTTATAGATCCGTTGGACAACCCGTGCTCATTCCCGGCAGTATGGGAAGCGCCTCTTACGTGCTGGTCGGCACGAAGAAGGCCGAAGAACTATCCTACGGAAGCACTGCACACGGTGCGGGCAGAACCGTGGGGAGAAGGGCCGCGCTGAGGAGTTTGAGCTATGAGGAAGTGCTGAGAGAACTGAAAGAAAAAGGCATAGAAGTGATGAGCAAGGGTAAGAAAACGCTTGTGGAAGAGGCGCCGGAAACTTACAAAGATGTGGATCGAGTTGTGGAAATCGTCGATCAGGTTGGACTGAGTAAAAAAGTTGCAAGACTCATACCACTGGGTGTGGTCAAAGGATGA
- a CDS encoding YggT family protein produces MFVISNLLYALARVLQLFIYIELFAVILSALLSWITPFRYSMFRQSVDAIANILLKPLRKFIPPIGPVDITPMIAILLLVFLDNFLVRTLVDLAVRLR; encoded by the coding sequence ATGTTCGTGATCTCGAATCTTCTCTACGCACTGGCAAGGGTTCTTCAGCTGTTCATCTACATAGAGCTTTTCGCCGTGATACTCTCAGCACTCTTGAGCTGGATAACGCCCTTCAGATACTCTATGTTCAGACAGTCCGTCGATGCGATCGCGAACATTCTTCTGAAGCCTTTGAGAAAGTTCATTCCACCCATAGGTCCTGTGGACATCACGCCGATGATAGCGATCCTTCTGCTCGTGTTTTTGGACAATTTCCTCGTTAGAACGCTGGTGGATCTGGCGGTGAGGTTGCGTTGA
- a CDS encoding MFS transporter gives MKFYLNLEGVASTLYILLTQGAIFTGLALAFGLDEFLIGVTASFPMIAQVFQIFSPVVVEKIPKRRTLVNLFNLLARLPWALLIVLLAFKERNPLVFVFVFAVSQIFGTLAGNAWTSLVRDLIPESERGRFFGRRNVYISFTSLVFFYVYSLLIDRLKDPLGYQLSIAIGMFGTLVSLWSMLKVPEVPLKSSGARAEVSLVFQDKNFMKLCVFYFFWNVVIAFTSPFFTYHLLKNLQVPFSYIGLTGVLNSIVAMIFYFFWGRLSDKVGHKSIAVAGVFIVSFLPPMWFFMNTFTYRYLMLADAVVSAIGWSAINLSFLTLPMEVAQSSSSAYFATYAALGGVGGLIGAVAGGATAKLLAGIQVGSSTFPIYGVQLMFLASGILRIFTLKLLTKVRARRYVPLRTLIASTLFLSRDNALTRSNGSSVYDVLKVIRKKLEEREEDEKPWRVKRWW, from the coding sequence ATGAAGTTCTATCTGAACCTTGAAGGTGTCGCTTCGACTCTCTACATCCTGCTCACACAGGGTGCGATATTCACAGGCCTCGCTCTCGCCTTTGGTTTGGACGAGTTCCTGATAGGGGTCACCGCATCTTTTCCGATGATCGCCCAGGTCTTTCAGATTTTCTCGCCCGTGGTCGTGGAGAAAATCCCAAAGCGCAGAACCTTGGTCAATCTTTTCAACTTGCTCGCACGTCTGCCATGGGCCTTGCTGATCGTCCTGCTCGCGTTCAAGGAGAGAAATCCACTCGTCTTCGTTTTTGTCTTCGCTGTTTCGCAAATTTTCGGAACACTGGCGGGAAACGCCTGGACCTCACTGGTTAGAGACCTGATACCGGAATCGGAAAGAGGAAGGTTTTTTGGCAGAAGGAATGTCTACATTTCTTTCACATCGCTCGTGTTCTTCTACGTCTATTCCCTTCTGATAGACAGGTTGAAAGATCCTCTGGGATATCAGCTTTCCATAGCGATCGGTATGTTCGGAACGTTGGTTTCCCTCTGGTCGATGCTCAAAGTGCCGGAAGTCCCGCTGAAAAGTTCGGGAGCGCGAGCGGAGGTCAGCCTCGTTTTCCAGGACAAGAATTTCATGAAACTGTGTGTCTTCTATTTCTTTTGGAACGTGGTCATCGCTTTCACCTCTCCTTTCTTCACCTACCACCTTTTGAAGAACCTCCAAGTGCCGTTCTCGTACATAGGTTTGACCGGCGTGCTCAACAGTATCGTCGCGATGATCTTTTATTTCTTCTGGGGGAGACTCTCCGACAAGGTGGGACACAAATCCATCGCCGTTGCCGGAGTGTTCATCGTGAGCTTTCTTCCACCCATGTGGTTCTTCATGAACACGTTCACTTATCGCTACCTCATGCTTGCGGATGCGGTGGTGTCAGCCATAGGCTGGTCGGCGATCAACCTTTCGTTCCTCACGTTGCCCATGGAAGTTGCACAGAGTTCTTCGAGTGCTTACTTCGCAACCTATGCAGCCCTTGGTGGTGTTGGTGGCTTGATAGGGGCCGTCGCAGGTGGTGCAACCGCCAAGCTTCTGGCAGGGATTCAAGTTGGTTCAAGCACCTTTCCCATATATGGAGTCCAGTTGATGTTCTTAGCCTCGGGAATCTTGAGAATCTTCACGTTGAAACTGCTCACTAAGGTACGGGCGAGGAGGTACGTTCCACTCAGAACCTTGATCGCGAGCACGCTCTTCCTTTCCAGAGATAACGCACTGACGAGATCGAACGGATCGAGCGTCTACGATGTTCTAAAGGTGATCAGGAAAAAGCTCGAGGAACGCGAGGAGGATGAAAAACCTTGGCGCGTGAAACGATGGTGGTGA
- a CDS encoding SoxR reducing system RseC family protein, translated as MARETMVVKEILPDRIVLERDRTSMCGKCPANMMCTGEAQKVQLVVEKNYPDLEPGDVVLVETPAVSATRVAFVVYTIPTLLFIAMVIATVKLAGELLAFFLGLISVAVYFLALNVYDRRFRKKFKPRILSVIERAKPAGPSNDASLRR; from the coding sequence TTGGCGCGTGAAACGATGGTGGTGAAGGAAATCCTGCCAGACAGGATCGTGTTGGAGAGAGACAGGACCTCCATGTGTGGGAAATGCCCGGCGAACATGATGTGCACGGGCGAAGCACAGAAGGTGCAACTCGTGGTTGAGAAAAACTATCCCGATCTCGAACCGGGCGACGTCGTTCTCGTCGAGACTCCAGCGGTCAGTGCCACCAGAGTTGCGTTCGTCGTTTACACGATCCCGACTCTCCTGTTCATCGCCATGGTCATAGCGACCGTCAAACTTGCTGGAGAACTCCTTGCGTTCTTTCTCGGCCTGATATCGGTAGCGGTTTATTTTTTGGCACTCAACGTCTACGATAGACGGTTCAGAAAAAAGTTCAAGCCGAGAATCCTCAGTGTCATTGAGAGAGCAAAGCCAGCAGGTCCATCAAATGACGCTTCTCTTCGGAGATGA
- a CDS encoding 2-oxoacid:acceptor oxidoreductase subunit alpha, whose product MAERVLMQGNEACALGAIRAGCRFYAGYPITPSSEIAEVMARELPKVGGVFIQMEDEIASAAAIIGASLAGVKSMTATSGPGFSLMQEAIGYAVMTETPCVFVNVMRGGPSTGLPTQPAQGDIMQARWGTHGDHEIIALYPWSVGETYRLIITAFNYAEKYRTPVIFLMDEVLGHMRETFELPDEKEITIVPRLQEEQLEEEEIYTPFVEKDFGEPTPVPLVEMGKARFHVSGLVHDESGFPQSSFEVSDKLVRRLSNKIRLHADEIAMYDEYMTDDAEILVVAYGSVARSAIRAVKIARNSKVKVGLFRPISIWPVPATRLKELLGRVEAVLFAEMNLGQYAKEVLSLTKKNLKVKLVTKVGGVLITPEEILDGINELHLALKEL is encoded by the coding sequence ATGGCTGAACGAGTGTTGATGCAGGGAAACGAAGCGTGTGCTTTGGGTGCCATAAGGGCAGGTTGTCGTTTCTACGCTGGCTATCCAATCACTCCTTCTTCCGAGATCGCCGAGGTCATGGCGCGGGAGCTTCCAAAGGTTGGAGGTGTTTTCATACAGATGGAAGATGAAATAGCCAGCGCGGCGGCGATCATCGGTGCTTCTCTTGCAGGTGTTAAATCCATGACGGCCACGAGTGGGCCTGGCTTCAGCCTGATGCAGGAAGCTATAGGCTATGCCGTGATGACCGAGACACCGTGCGTCTTCGTGAACGTGATGCGTGGAGGTCCATCCACAGGTCTTCCCACTCAACCGGCGCAGGGAGACATCATGCAGGCGCGCTGGGGTACACACGGTGATCATGAAATCATAGCTCTTTATCCGTGGAGCGTCGGAGAAACGTACCGCTTGATCATAACGGCTTTCAACTACGCCGAAAAGTACAGAACACCGGTGATCTTTCTGATGGACGAGGTGCTGGGACACATGCGCGAAACTTTTGAGCTACCAGACGAGAAAGAAATCACCATTGTGCCGAGACTCCAGGAGGAACAGCTCGAAGAAGAGGAAATATACACTCCATTCGTCGAAAAAGACTTTGGCGAGCCAACCCCAGTACCGCTGGTTGAAATGGGAAAGGCCCGGTTCCACGTTTCGGGGTTGGTTCACGATGAATCCGGTTTTCCGCAGTCCAGCTTCGAAGTGAGCGACAAGCTTGTGAGGAGGCTATCGAACAAGATCAGGTTGCACGCCGACGAGATCGCCATGTACGACGAGTACATGACGGACGACGCAGAAATTCTGGTGGTTGCGTACGGGTCCGTGGCAAGGAGTGCGATCAGGGCGGTGAAGATCGCGAGAAACAGCAAGGTGAAAGTTGGCCTGTTCAGACCCATAAGCATATGGCCCGTGCCTGCCACGAGGCTCAAGGAATTGCTCGGTCGTGTCGAGGCGGTGTTGTTCGCCGAGATGAACCTCGGTCAGTACGCCAAGGAAGTGCTCAGCCTGACGAAGAAGAACCTGAAGGTCAAGCTCGTAACCAAGGTCGGAGGTGTACTGATAACGCCTGAGGAAATTCTGGACGGTATCAACGAACTCCATCTGGCACTGAAGGAACTTTGA
- a CDS encoding YggS family pyridoxal phosphate-dependent enzyme, with the protein MDIQQNLQKIKERIAQAALRAHRDPGSVKLVVVVKEASLEQIIKLMELGVKDFGENYAQQLVKKYDSVTDATWHFIGRIQTNKIKYIVPRCEYIHSVCRQEEIVEINRVASKLKKRQKILIEVNVSGEETKAGVEPGSLSELLTFSSNFPHVEVIGLMTMAPLVEDAEQVRWVFRKLRELRDELVDRWPNVVHLSMGMTNDFEVAIEEGATMVRIGRAILKGE; encoded by the coding sequence ATGGATATCCAGCAGAACCTTCAGAAGATAAAGGAAAGAATTGCTCAGGCAGCCTTGAGGGCACATCGTGATCCGGGTTCTGTCAAGTTGGTTGTGGTCGTGAAAGAAGCGAGTCTGGAGCAGATAATCAAGCTGATGGAACTTGGTGTTAAAGATTTCGGCGAAAACTATGCTCAGCAACTCGTGAAGAAGTACGATTCAGTTACCGACGCAACGTGGCATTTCATAGGCAGGATCCAGACGAACAAGATCAAGTACATCGTTCCGAGGTGTGAATACATACACTCAGTTTGTAGGCAAGAAGAGATCGTTGAGATAAACAGGGTCGCATCGAAATTGAAAAAGAGACAAAAGATTTTGATCGAAGTGAACGTCTCGGGGGAGGAAACCAAGGCGGGTGTCGAACCAGGATCGCTTTCGGAGCTTTTAACGTTTTCGAGCAATTTTCCACACGTTGAGGTGATCGGTCTGATGACGATGGCTCCGCTGGTCGAGGACGCTGAACAGGTTCGGTGGGTGTTCAGAAAGTTGAGAGAACTTCGCGATGAACTCGTCGATCGCTGGCCTAATGTCGTTCATCTGTCGATGGGTATGACGAATGATTTTGAGGTGGCCATAGAGGAAGGTGCGACGATGGTCAGGATCGGTAGGGCGATTCTGAAAGGAGAGTGA
- the asnS gene encoding asparagine--tRNA ligase: protein MKWVYVEELKNYVGQQVELRGWVWNLRSSGKIHFLQFRDGTGFVQIIVERSTVPEDVFERAGKLRIESSVIVRGQVKEDSRSPYGVEVLASDVIPVQIPEEPYPISKKDHGIDFLMSYRHLWLRSRRQFHILRVRDAIVWAIRQFYKERNFVLIDTPIFTGSIGETAGNLFELDYFDYGKVYLTQTGQLYLEAACLAFGKVYNLGPTFRAEKSKTRRHLIEFWMHEAEVAYYEHEDNLRLQEELVSYIVKYVLENASDHLIALGRDISKLEKVTPPFERITYDEAIKFLQSKGVDIQWGDDFGGDEETMIASQFEKPVFVTHYPRKAKAFYMQPDPNRPEVVLCADLLAPEGYGEIIGGSQRIHDYDLLVERLREFNLPVEKYQWYLDLRKWGSVPHSGFGLGVERTVAWICGLEHIREAIPFARTLYRVYP from the coding sequence ATGAAGTGGGTTTATGTGGAGGAGTTGAAAAATTACGTCGGTCAGCAGGTAGAACTTCGCGGCTGGGTGTGGAACCTGCGTTCGAGCGGTAAAATACACTTTCTGCAGTTCAGAGACGGAACAGGCTTCGTCCAAATAATCGTGGAACGTTCAACGGTTCCGGAGGACGTGTTCGAAAGGGCTGGAAAGCTTCGAATCGAATCCAGTGTCATTGTCAGAGGTCAGGTGAAGGAAGACAGCCGATCTCCTTACGGTGTAGAAGTACTCGCCAGCGACGTGATACCCGTTCAGATTCCAGAAGAGCCCTATCCTATCTCCAAGAAAGATCACGGGATAGACTTTCTCATGAGTTACAGGCATCTCTGGTTACGCTCGAGGAGACAGTTTCACATACTCCGGGTCAGAGATGCGATCGTATGGGCCATAAGGCAATTTTATAAGGAGCGGAACTTCGTTCTGATCGACACGCCAATCTTCACCGGATCCATCGGTGAAACCGCGGGAAACCTGTTCGAGCTCGACTATTTCGATTACGGTAAGGTCTACCTGACGCAAACCGGTCAGCTCTACCTGGAAGCAGCCTGCCTGGCTTTCGGCAAGGTGTACAACCTCGGTCCGACCTTCAGGGCGGAGAAGTCAAAGACGAGGAGGCACTTGATAGAGTTCTGGATGCATGAGGCAGAAGTCGCGTATTACGAACACGAAGACAATCTGAGGCTTCAGGAGGAACTGGTTTCCTACATAGTCAAATACGTGCTCGAGAACGCCTCCGATCATTTGATAGCCCTCGGTAGGGACATCTCGAAGCTGGAAAAAGTGACTCCTCCGTTCGAACGCATAACTTACGATGAAGCTATCAAGTTCCTGCAGTCGAAAGGTGTCGATATTCAGTGGGGCGACGATTTCGGTGGTGATGAGGAAACGATGATCGCCTCGCAGTTCGAAAAACCCGTGTTCGTTACGCACTATCCCAGAAAAGCGAAGGCTTTCTACATGCAGCCAGACCCGAACAGACCCGAAGTCGTCTTGTGTGCGGACCTGCTCGCTCCTGAAGGCTATGGCGAGATCATAGGTGGTTCTCAGAGGATACACGATTACGATCTTCTGGTCGAGAGGCTCAGGGAGTTCAACCTGCCCGTCGAGAAGTACCAGTGGTATCTGGATCTGAGGAAGTGGGGAAGCGTCCCACACAGCGGTTTCGGGTTGGGTGTCGAGCGCACAGTTGCATGGATCTGTGGACTTGAACACATCAGAGAAGCTATACCATTCGCGAGGACCCTCTACAGGGTGTATCCGTGA